A part of Dryobates pubescens isolate bDryPub1 chromosome 3, bDryPub1.pri, whole genome shotgun sequence genomic DNA contains:
- the UCN gene encoding urocortin, whose protein sequence is MRRRLSSRGTTRVPLHRQHTRGDKGPGTAHRVRPEPRMRQALLALLLLLARPPPAATRPDGSVPAAGAGVRDRLPHWPPLAPPSPGPWRGRRDEPPLSIDLTFHLLRHLLLLARAQSQRARADSNRRILDAVGR, encoded by the exons ATGCGCCGCCGGCTCAGCTCCCGCGGGACCACTCGCGTTCCACTCCACCGGCAGCACACCAGAGGGGACAAGGGACCGGGGACAGCACACCGG GTGCGGCCGGAGCCGAGGATGAGACAGGCGCTGCTCGCCCTCCTGCTACTCCTCGCTCGCCCGCCACCCGCCGCCACCCGCCCCGACGGCTCCGTCCCGGCGGCCGGTGCAGGGGTTCGAGACCGGCTTCCACATTGGCCACCGCTGGCTCCGCCGTCCCCGGGGCCGTGGCGGGGGCGGCGGGACGAGCCTCCGCTCTCCATCGACCTCACCTTTCACCTCCTGCGGCATCTCCTGCTTCTTGCCCGCGCCCAGAGCCAGCGCGCCCGCGCCGACAGCAACCGCCGCATCCTCGACGCCGTGGGACGCTGA